In one window of Qipengyuania profundimaris DNA:
- a CDS encoding lytic transglycosylase domain-containing protein, translating into MILARLALGMGLTCAALAAFPAKADVMEIDADGARWVAGGSTAPAAASIPHADFEPMGEVPADVYVPDIAVADPNAPGALVPVTYQAKVAELSARYDLSPALIEAMVWQESRWRPNAVSPVGARGLAQLMPGTARDLGVDPNDPFANLEGGARYLREQLDRFDGDIEKALAAYNAGPGRVERAGGIPRIRETQLYVAAIMGRLASHSRE; encoded by the coding sequence ATGATTCTAGCACGCCTGGCGCTCGGTATGGGTCTGACCTGTGCGGCGCTGGCTGCCTTCCCTGCGAAGGCGGATGTCATGGAGATTGATGCGGACGGAGCACGCTGGGTAGCCGGCGGGAGCACCGCGCCTGCTGCTGCCAGCATTCCGCATGCCGATTTCGAGCCCATGGGCGAGGTGCCGGCCGACGTTTACGTTCCCGACATCGCCGTTGCCGATCCGAATGCACCGGGCGCGCTGGTGCCGGTGACCTATCAGGCGAAAGTCGCCGAGCTGTCCGCGCGCTACGATCTCAGCCCGGCGCTGATCGAAGCGATGGTGTGGCAGGAGAGCCGCTGGCGCCCGAATGCCGTGTCGCCGGTCGGCGCACGTGGTCTCGCCCAGCTGATGCCCGGAACGGCCCGCGATCTGGGCGTCGATCCGAACGATCCCTTCGCCAATCTGGAAGGCGGTGCGCGATACTTGCGCGAACAGCTCGACCGGTTCGACGGCGATATCGAAAAAGCGCTCGCGGCCTATAATGCCGGGCCCGGGCGGGTGGAGCGCGCAGGCGGGATTCCGCGCATCCGCGAAACGCAGCTTTACGTGGCAGCGATCATGGGTCGCCTCGCCAGCCATTCACGGGAGTAA
- a CDS encoding type IV secretion system protein VirB3, producing MTNLVRHPVHRALTRPQMFAGVTYNYFIINGMVTTEAFLITGSWLALVVFAVMHGIGYFACLREPRIFDLWITKVSKCPRVKNYKHWGCNSYAA from the coding sequence ATGACTAACCTCGTCCGCCATCCCGTCCACCGTGCGCTCACGCGGCCGCAAATGTTTGCGGGCGTGACGTATAACTATTTCATCATCAACGGGATGGTGACGACCGAGGCGTTCCTGATCACCGGCAGCTGGCTCGCGCTGGTCGTTTTCGCAGTCATGCACGGCATCGGCTATTTCGCCTGCCTGCGCGAACCGCGCATTTTCGACCTGTGGATCACCAAGGTCTCGAAATGCCCGCGGGTGAAGAATTACAAGCACTGGGGGTGCAACTCCTATGCCGCGTAA
- a CDS encoding TrbC/VirB2 family protein: MKSRFSIPAALALLATPSAAFAQAADPAGSGPIVAALGWLQGTLLGNVATAVAVMAVAAVGFMMLTGRLNWRFGATVIIGVFILFGAASIVAGIQGVAA, translated from the coding sequence TTGAAGTCCAGGTTCTCGATTCCGGCCGCTCTGGCCCTGCTTGCAACCCCCAGCGCTGCTTTTGCGCAGGCGGCCGATCCTGCCGGGTCCGGCCCGATCGTCGCTGCGCTCGGCTGGCTGCAGGGCACCTTGCTCGGCAATGTCGCGACTGCCGTCGCCGTGATGGCGGTTGCCGCGGTCGGCTTCATGATGCTGACCGGACGCCTCAACTGGCGCTTCGGCGCGACTGTCATTATCGGCGTGTTCATCCTGTTCGGCGCGGCCTCCATCGTCGCCGGCATTCAGGGCGTGGCGGCGTAG